A window from Chitinophaga filiformis encodes these proteins:
- a CDS encoding urease accessory protein UreD, whose product MTSELQITAGVRGPRTYLQHCYYTKPFKVADISGSRTGMLHLTMMTASPGILDGDAYDIRVTLQEDAGLHLYTQSYQRIFNMQQGARQRFHVEMERGSRLCYLPHPAVPHEQSVFDSASRIELGAGCSLLWGEIITCGRKLSGEVFRCRHFRNVLEVYRDGRLLFKDVTVLQPGIVPPGNMGQWEGYTHQASLLWHDERQDMTAMGEVLHECLSEEKNITAGVSRTASGALLLRVLGEGGEQLYALFKKIALLAGEERKL is encoded by the coding sequence ATGACGAGTGAACTGCAAATAACAGCAGGAGTAAGAGGACCACGTACCTACCTGCAACACTGCTATTATACAAAACCTTTTAAGGTGGCTGATATCAGCGGCAGCAGAACGGGTATGTTACATCTGACCATGATGACGGCTTCGCCGGGGATACTGGATGGAGATGCGTATGATATCCGGGTTACATTACAGGAAGACGCAGGCCTGCATCTGTACACGCAATCTTACCAGCGCATATTCAACATGCAGCAGGGGGCCCGGCAACGCTTTCATGTAGAGATGGAAAGGGGCAGCCGCTTATGTTATCTGCCGCATCCTGCGGTGCCGCATGAGCAGTCTGTATTTGACAGTGCCAGTCGTATTGAGCTGGGCGCCGGTTGTAGCCTGTTGTGGGGCGAGATCATTACCTGTGGCCGGAAACTGAGTGGGGAAGTGTTCAGGTGTAGGCATTTCAGGAACGTACTGGAGGTGTACAGGGATGGCAGGTTGCTGTTTAAAGACGTAACCGTATTGCAACCAGGTATTGTGCCACCCGGCAACATGGGCCAGTGGGAAGGCTATACGCACCAGGCCTCTCTGCTATGGCATGACGAGCGGCAGGACATGACAGCGATGGGAGAGGTACTGCACGAATGTTTATCCGAAGAAAAGAATATTACAGCCGGCGTGTCCCGTACAGCCTCGGGGGCATTGCTCCTGCGTGTGCTGGGAGAGGGCGGAGAGCAATTGTATGCGCTTTTTAAAAAGATAGCGCTGCTGGCCGGAGAGGAACGAAAATTATAA
- a CDS encoding sulfite exporter TauE/SafE family protein codes for MNTELQVLLLTAVTISCLHTMTGPDHYIPFIALSRARGWTAGKTVVWTLLCGIAHVGSSVLLGLLGIGLGWSLSKISGLENLRGGLAGWALLTFGLLYTAWGLKRAWSNKVHKHFDVYDNGDIYVYEHKHGEIVYPQDRTRVTPWIMLLIFGLGPCEPLIPLLTYPAAQHSTYGMVMLIVSFTLFTLLTMTGMVILGYYGFSVLKTSSLERYMHALGGVTILVCGIGMVYLGW; via the coding sequence ATGAATACGGAATTGCAGGTGTTGTTGCTGACGGCTGTCACAATAAGTTGTCTGCATACAATGACGGGGCCTGATCACTATATCCCGTTTATAGCCCTGAGCAGGGCGAGAGGCTGGACTGCCGGTAAAACGGTGGTCTGGACACTGCTTTGTGGTATCGCGCATGTGGGCAGTTCGGTATTATTGGGATTACTGGGTATTGGGCTGGGCTGGTCCCTGTCAAAGATCAGCGGCCTGGAAAACCTGCGCGGAGGACTGGCCGGATGGGCCCTGCTTACTTTCGGGCTGCTGTATACCGCCTGGGGCCTGAAACGGGCCTGGAGCAACAAGGTGCATAAGCATTTTGACGTGTATGACAACGGGGATATCTACGTGTATGAACATAAACACGGGGAGATTGTTTACCCTCAGGACAGGACGAGGGTCACACCCTGGATCATGCTGCTCATTTTCGGGCTGGGACCCTGTGAACCGCTGATCCCCTTGTTGACCTACCCGGCGGCGCAACATTCCACCTATGGTATGGTGATGCTCATCGTGTCTTTTACGCTGTTCACGCTGCTGACAATGACGGGCATGGTCATTTTGGGGTATTATGGCTTTTCTGTATTGAAAACCAGTAGTTTGGAGCGGTATATGCATGCCCTGGGAGGGGTCACGATACTGGTCTGCGGTATAGGAATGGTATACCTGGGCTGGTAG
- the gndA gene encoding NADP-dependent phosphogluconate dehydrogenase, with the protein MAQSVFDFGMIGLGVMGRNLLLNMADHGFSVIGFDKDSTKTGALESAATAGTTVKGVAELATMVQLLERPRKLMMLVPAGQPVDDVIESLIPLLEKGDVVIDGGNSHYTDTLRRVKYLRDKGIHFMGIGVSGGEKGARTGPSIMPGGDKEAYEKVRPMLEAISAKVNGEPCVAYLGKEGAGHYVKMVHNGIEYSIMQLISEAYALLKQAGLDNDRLHQVFKTWNEGDLQSFLIEITADIFLQKDDKTSARLVDVISDKAGSKGTGKWTSQDAMELPVAVPVIDTAVALRTLSGYKDERVQAAALYKAPAAKLNTPVDTWIQQVHDALYFGVIISYAQGLAMLHQASKELQMEIPLPEAVKVWRGGCIIRSTLLEVYTTAYKASPELPNILLNKDVAALVENAITNTRAVVAQAAQTGTAAAGIMSALAYFDAYRTERMPTNLVQAQRDYFGAHTYQRIDAPGSFHTVWGE; encoded by the coding sequence ATGGCACAAAGCGTATTCGATTTTGGCATGATTGGTCTGGGCGTAATGGGGAGGAACCTCTTACTGAACATGGCTGATCATGGTTTTTCCGTTATTGGTTTTGATAAAGATAGTACCAAGACCGGGGCTCTGGAATCGGCTGCTACAGCTGGCACTACTGTAAAGGGAGTGGCAGAACTGGCAACCATGGTACAGTTACTGGAGCGTCCGCGTAAGCTGATGATGTTGGTACCAGCCGGTCAGCCGGTGGATGATGTGATCGAATCACTGATCCCCCTGCTGGAAAAAGGTGATGTGGTGATTGACGGTGGTAACTCACATTATACAGATACATTACGCCGGGTAAAATACCTGCGGGATAAAGGTATTCATTTCATGGGCATCGGCGTATCAGGCGGTGAGAAAGGCGCCCGTACGGGACCAAGCATCATGCCTGGTGGCGACAAGGAAGCTTATGAAAAAGTAAGACCGATGCTGGAAGCAATTTCTGCAAAGGTAAACGGTGAGCCCTGCGTAGCTTACCTGGGTAAGGAAGGCGCCGGCCACTATGTGAAGATGGTGCACAATGGTATCGAGTATTCCATCATGCAGCTGATCAGCGAGGCATATGCATTGCTGAAACAGGCCGGACTGGATAACGACCGTTTACACCAGGTATTCAAAACCTGGAATGAAGGCGATCTGCAATCTTTCCTCATAGAGATCACTGCCGACATCTTCCTGCAGAAGGACGACAAGACCAGTGCAAGACTGGTAGATGTGATCTCCGATAAAGCGGGTTCCAAAGGAACCGGTAAATGGACCTCCCAGGATGCAATGGAGCTGCCTGTTGCCGTTCCGGTGATAGACACCGCCGTAGCCCTGCGCACCCTGTCCGGTTACAAGGATGAACGTGTACAGGCGGCTGCTTTATACAAAGCACCTGCTGCAAAACTCAATACACCGGTAGATACCTGGATTCAGCAGGTACATGATGCACTGTACTTCGGTGTGATCATCAGCTATGCACAGGGATTGGCCATGCTGCACCAGGCATCCAAAGAACTGCAGATGGAAATTCCTTTACCGGAAGCAGTGAAAGTATGGAGAGGCGGATGTATCATCCGTTCTACGCTCCTGGAGGTATATACCACCGCTTACAAAGCATCTCCTGAGTTGCCCAATATACTGTTGAACAAGGACGTAGCCGCCCTTGTAGAGAATGCCATTACAAACACACGTGCAGTAGTAGCACAGGCCGCACAGACAGGTACCGCAGCAGCTGGTATCATGTCAGCGCTGGCTTACTTCGATGCTTACCGCACAGAACGTATGCCTACCAACCTGGTGCAGGCACAGCGCGATTACTTCGGCGCTCATACCTACCAGCGTATAGATGCACCTGGTAGTTTCCATACCGTATGGGGTGAATAA
- the zwf gene encoding glucose-6-phosphate dehydrogenase, whose amino-acid sequence MQNHKRPPASIVFIFGGSGDLNYRKLSPALYNLFLDNYMPEKFAIAGIGRSPYDNDAYRERLLDGIKKFSRRKGEQNGHWKDFSQHISYLQMDAEDQSAYSAITDYVKAKEEEWNEHPNVIFYLSVAPQLMPAIAQKLGSLNLCSDTRSTRIVIEKPFGHDLQSAHELNTLLQSLFSEEQIYRIDHYLGKETVQNLIALRFANALFEPIWNRNYIDHIQITASETVGLEGRGGYYEGSGALRDMVQNHILQVMCMIAMEAPVSFDANEIRNKKVDVLNAIRKFTKDKIHENAVRGQYSAGWRKGQQVVGYREEKGVDKESATETYAAVKFYIDNWRWQGVPFYVRTGKNMHQKATNITLQFRQAPHYAFPAESAETWRPNRLTISIQPEMDIRIRFQAKRPGQSMELDPVEMVFNFDRQYGDDHAPEAYETLLLDVMEGDATLFMRADQVEAAWKVVMPILETWESRTPVDFPNYAPDSWGPEDADALIARDGHAWINLPK is encoded by the coding sequence ATGCAAAATCATAAACGTCCGCCTGCCTCCATTGTCTTCATCTTCGGTGGCAGCGGCGACCTGAATTACAGAAAACTATCGCCGGCTTTATACAACCTGTTCCTGGATAACTACATGCCGGAAAAATTTGCTATAGCCGGTATCGGCCGTAGTCCCTATGACAATGATGCTTACCGCGAGCGCTTACTCGATGGTATCAAGAAATTTTCCCGCCGTAAAGGAGAACAGAACGGTCACTGGAAAGATTTCAGCCAACATATAAGCTACCTGCAGATGGATGCGGAAGATCAGTCTGCATATAGCGCGATCACCGACTATGTGAAGGCAAAAGAAGAAGAGTGGAATGAGCATCCCAACGTGATATTCTACCTGTCTGTAGCGCCGCAGCTGATGCCTGCTATTGCACAGAAACTGGGTAGCCTGAACCTGTGCAGTGACACGCGCAGCACCCGTATCGTGATAGAGAAACCATTCGGACACGATCTGCAGAGCGCTCACGAACTGAATACACTGCTACAAAGCCTCTTCTCAGAAGAACAGATCTACCGCATTGACCACTACCTGGGTAAAGAAACCGTGCAGAACCTCATCGCACTGCGTTTTGCCAATGCGCTGTTCGAACCGATCTGGAACCGCAATTACATCGATCATATACAGATTACCGCTTCAGAGACCGTAGGTCTGGAAGGCCGTGGCGGTTATTATGAAGGCTCAGGCGCGCTGCGCGATATGGTGCAGAACCATATCCTGCAGGTAATGTGTATGATTGCTATGGAAGCGCCCGTATCTTTTGATGCGAATGAGATCCGTAATAAAAAAGTGGATGTACTGAACGCCATCCGCAAATTCACAAAAGACAAGATACACGAAAACGCAGTACGCGGACAGTACTCTGCCGGCTGGAGAAAAGGCCAGCAGGTAGTAGGTTACCGCGAAGAAAAAGGAGTGGATAAAGAATCTGCTACTGAAACTTACGCTGCCGTTAAGTTCTATATCGACAACTGGCGCTGGCAGGGCGTACCGTTCTATGTACGTACCGGTAAGAACATGCACCAGAAAGCGACTAATATCACCCTGCAGTTCCGCCAGGCGCCGCATTACGCGTTCCCTGCAGAATCAGCAGAAACCTGGCGTCCTAACCGCCTGACCATCAGCATACAGCCTGAAATGGATATCCGTATCCGCTTCCAGGCAAAACGCCCGGGTCAGAGTATGGAACTGGACCCGGTGGAAATGGTCTTCAACTTCGACCGTCAATATGGCGACGACCATGCACCCGAAGCATATGAAACACTGCTGCTGGACGTAATGGAAGGAGATGCAACCCTGTTCATGCGTGCAGACCAGGTAGAAGCTGCCTGGAAAGTGGTAATGCCGATACTGGAAACATGGGAATCCCGTACGCCGGTAGATTTCCCTAACTACGCACCTGATTCCTGGGGACCTGAAGATGCAGACGCCCTGATCGCCAGAGATGGTCACGCCTGGATCAACTTACCTAAATAA
- the pgl gene encoding 6-phosphogluconolactonase has translation MELHIAKNTQELSENLAAWISNYIQEVLQDQPIFTFALSGGSTPKQLYTLLTKEPYKLIIPWERIHFFWGDERAVPFEDERNNARMAYETLLDVVGVPSENIHVMRTDIEPEAAAAEYEKILQKYFKDSDTTFDLVLLGMGDDGHTLSLFPGTEVVHEKKAWVKAFFLKAQDMFRITLTAPVVNEAACVIFMATGAGKALTLKSVIEGDFNAEKFPSQMIRPQDGELHWFVDEAAAGALEM, from the coding sequence ATGGAATTACATATAGCCAAGAACACCCAGGAACTGAGCGAGAACCTGGCCGCATGGATCAGTAATTATATCCAGGAAGTGCTGCAGGACCAGCCCATCTTCACATTTGCCCTCTCCGGAGGAAGCACGCCTAAACAGCTATATACGCTGCTCACCAAAGAGCCGTATAAACTGATCATTCCATGGGAGAGGATCCACTTCTTCTGGGGAGATGAAAGGGCAGTGCCATTTGAAGATGAGCGCAACAACGCCCGCATGGCCTACGAAACCCTGCTGGATGTTGTCGGGGTGCCTTCAGAAAATATCCATGTCATGCGCACAGATATTGAACCTGAAGCTGCTGCTGCGGAATATGAAAAGATCCTGCAGAAGTATTTCAAGGACAGCGACACAACCTTTGATCTCGTACTCCTGGGTATGGGAGATGACGGACATACCCTGTCCCTCTTCCCCGGTACAGAAGTAGTACATGAGAAAAAAGCATGGGTAAAGGCGTTCTTCCTGAAAGCACAGGACATGTTCCGCATTACACTGACAGCACCTGTGGTAAATGAGGCTGCCTGCGTAATTTTCATGGCAACAGGCGCCGGCAAGGCCCTGACGCTGAAGAGTGTGATAGAGGGTGACTTCAATGCTGAAAAATTCCCTTCCCAGATGATCCGCCCACAAGATGGAGAGCTGCACTGGTTTGTGGATGAAGCAGCGGCAGGCGCACTTGAAATGTAG
- a CDS encoding alpha-L-fucosidase — MKKFFLYAAAFFMGCAPLAAQQYTADWASLNKRGIPAWFNEAKFGIFIHWGVYAVPSFAVVGPGGYSEWYWYQLDGAKDETHQKVRAFHDKNYGKDFSYQQFESQFNASLFDPAQWADVFRRSGAKYVVLTSKHHEGYCLWDNKQADSVWGRPWNAVTGTPKRDLLGDLTNAVRKAGLKMGYYYSLYEWFNPLWKKDKASYVKNVMTPQFKDLVTRYKPSVIFSDGEWELSDTAWRSPELLAWLFNESPVKDEVVIDDRWGSNTRGHNNGATYLTSEYGSGMQPGVIWEESQGIGNSYGYNRMETVNDYKKSNDLIVLLVDIVSRGGNLLLDIGPTADGRIPVIMQQRLVDMGAWLEVNGEAIYNTKPWKETRQWSAGNRPQVKEASFMSDYNVAKMVKPSKEHAHIEMFFTKKDDALYCIATGYTPQLKIKDFTPAKQAKAVILGCDKAITWQQQGKDCVVNLSGLRPGDITSNLFVVKIK, encoded by the coding sequence ATGAAAAAATTCTTCCTTTATGCAGCTGCTTTCTTCATGGGTTGTGCGCCACTTGCCGCACAGCAATACACGGCAGACTGGGCATCTCTTAACAAGCGTGGTATTCCTGCCTGGTTCAATGAAGCCAAATTCGGCATCTTCATTCACTGGGGCGTGTATGCCGTTCCTTCTTTTGCGGTGGTAGGTCCCGGCGGTTATTCTGAATGGTACTGGTACCAGCTGGATGGCGCAAAAGATGAGACACATCAGAAAGTACGGGCTTTTCACGATAAGAACTACGGTAAGGATTTCAGCTATCAGCAATTCGAATCGCAGTTCAACGCCTCCTTATTTGACCCGGCTCAGTGGGCAGACGTATTCCGTCGTTCGGGCGCTAAGTATGTTGTGCTTACTTCCAAACATCATGAAGGTTATTGCCTGTGGGATAACAAACAGGCCGACTCTGTATGGGGGCGCCCCTGGAATGCGGTGACCGGTACGCCCAAAAGAGACCTGCTGGGCGATCTGACCAATGCGGTAAGAAAAGCAGGCCTGAAAATGGGTTACTATTATTCCCTCTATGAGTGGTTCAATCCGCTCTGGAAAAAAGACAAAGCCAGTTACGTAAAAAATGTAATGACGCCACAGTTCAAAGACCTTGTAACACGTTATAAACCTTCTGTGATCTTTTCTGACGGGGAATGGGAGCTGTCAGATACTGCATGGCGCAGCCCTGAACTACTCGCCTGGTTATTCAACGAATCTCCTGTAAAAGATGAAGTCGTGATAGACGATCGTTGGGGCAGTAATACCAGAGGGCATAACAATGGCGCTACCTATCTGACCTCTGAATATGGCAGCGGCATGCAACCCGGCGTAATATGGGAAGAAAGCCAGGGCATTGGGAACTCCTACGGCTATAACCGTATGGAAACTGTGAACGATTATAAGAAGAGTAATGATCTCATTGTATTGCTGGTGGACATCGTTTCCCGTGGCGGTAACCTGCTGCTGGATATAGGCCCCACTGCTGATGGACGTATACCTGTGATCATGCAGCAAAGACTGGTAGATATGGGCGCCTGGCTGGAAGTGAACGGTGAAGCGATCTATAATACGAAACCGTGGAAAGAGACACGCCAGTGGAGTGCAGGTAATCGCCCACAGGTGAAGGAGGCCAGCTTTATGTCAGATTACAATGTGGCAAAGATGGTGAAGCCTTCTAAAGAGCATGCACATATTGAAATGTTCTTCACAAAAAAGGATGATGCACTGTATTGCATCGCTACCGGCTACACGCCGCAATTAAAGATAAAGGATTTCACGCCTGCAAAACAAGCGAAAGCAGTGATACTCGGTTGTGATAAAGCCATCACCTGGCAGCAGCAGGGTAAGGATTGTGTAGTGAACCTTTCAGGATTACGTCCCGGAGATATTACCAGCAACCTGTTTGTAGTGAAGATAAAATAG
- a CDS encoding S8 family peptidase, which translates to MNARVAIFFLFLLINLFNTYVSAQERTSADSIVLRYTDTTAATPGYFLVKFDVFPGDALLQKHGLTKSLSPQHHILQQVQFDSVEAKHVVKIYPANYNWKCSDALVRDISTLHLQDSLLVQVSLNNTATALQYCRPLSATSSYRVAIAAVKMKDWALFTAQSNVRFADRLRTARTEVAINNALPSVDYINLLHQQYPTLQGDKHTVGLKEELFDTTDIDLLGKAIPSPLAAHTLNPHATMMATLIAGMGNTGPSGKGVAVKAKLSSSDYQHLLPDENNYFRNAGITVQNHSYGTSLENYYGAEAAAYDQQIYTMDTLLHIFSSGNIGNTAPADGTYKGLAGYANLSGTFKQAKNVLVVGGIDTGYNVPLLSSKGPAFDGRISPQLVAYGQAGTSDAAATTTGITTIVQEAYQQVFSITPAAAMVKAILVNSADEINTPGPDYSSGYGLLNAVAAVHTIKDKRLFSGEISQGNTTGIAVDIPPNTARLKVTLSWNDPAASENAPKALLNDLDLSVTDNAGNSYLPWLLSTFPAADSIRAPARHGRDSLNNLEQITIELPAAGTVNIRVNARQLSAGTSQRFHIAWQAIPRSSFEWQYPAAGEQLSAGNNIAIRWRTPHTGNGTLSFSADSGLTWVPIATDIPLAAPGSRWNVPAIFNKGLLRMSTTDTSWISDYFNISAPVAVNVGYNCPDTLQINWHGLDHASGYAVYTLKGQVLSPVTTTTDTVLLISKAQLSSPYISVVPVHKDGWAGLQGPTYNYEQQGVYCFFRQVLADVQADNSVDITVVLSTSYRVKKIYWERLQGSDFITLSGQDINSGDQYIYKDHPGHSGIFYYRARLELTDGRSIYSDVQSVQVLINQDFHLFPVPAGQQLTLLSSRLGDFQVRFTDMNGRTVFTRPLTQMQETYSLKGMPAGVYICVIYEGTQKIFTKRFVKMTD; encoded by the coding sequence ATGAATGCCCGCGTTGCCATATTTTTTCTATTCCTGCTGATCAATCTGTTCAATACCTATGTATCCGCCCAGGAACGCACATCTGCCGACAGTATTGTACTTCGCTATACAGATACCACTGCTGCTACTCCAGGCTACTTCCTGGTAAAGTTTGATGTATTCCCCGGCGATGCCCTGCTACAAAAACATGGGCTGACTAAATCGCTCAGTCCTCAACATCATATACTGCAACAAGTACAGTTTGATTCCGTTGAAGCGAAACATGTTGTAAAGATCTATCCGGCCAATTATAACTGGAAGTGCAGTGATGCACTGGTCAGGGATATCAGTACCTTACATCTGCAGGATAGCCTGCTGGTGCAGGTATCGCTCAACAATACGGCGACTGCCCTGCAATATTGCCGCCCGTTGTCTGCAACATCTTCCTATCGGGTAGCAATAGCAGCCGTGAAAATGAAAGACTGGGCGCTGTTCACTGCACAAAGCAATGTCCGCTTTGCAGACAGATTACGGACCGCGCGCACAGAGGTGGCTATCAATAATGCATTGCCTTCTGTCGACTATATCAATTTACTTCATCAGCAATATCCCACCTTACAGGGCGATAAACATACGGTAGGACTGAAAGAGGAATTGTTTGACACCACCGACATTGATCTGTTGGGAAAAGCAATCCCCTCCCCGCTTGCCGCCCATACCCTCAATCCGCACGCCACCATGATGGCCACACTAATAGCAGGCATGGGAAATACAGGTCCCAGTGGCAAGGGCGTTGCCGTAAAAGCGAAATTGAGTTCTTCTGACTATCAGCACCTACTGCCAGATGAGAACAACTATTTCAGGAATGCCGGTATTACCGTACAGAATCATTCCTATGGTACCAGCCTTGAGAACTATTATGGGGCGGAAGCAGCAGCCTACGATCAGCAGATATACACGATGGATACCCTGCTGCATATCTTTTCTTCGGGCAACATTGGCAATACGGCACCTGCCGATGGCACCTACAAGGGACTGGCAGGTTACGCCAACCTGAGTGGTACCTTCAAACAGGCAAAGAATGTGCTGGTGGTAGGAGGTATTGACACCGGCTACAATGTTCCGCTGCTTAGTTCCAAAGGCCCTGCTTTTGACGGCCGCATCTCTCCGCAATTGGTTGCTTACGGGCAAGCCGGCACCTCTGATGCGGCGGCTACTACAACCGGCATCACAACCATCGTACAGGAGGCGTATCAGCAGGTATTCAGCATAACGCCTGCTGCCGCTATGGTAAAAGCCATATTGGTGAACAGTGCCGACGAGATAAATACTCCCGGCCCCGATTATAGTAGCGGCTACGGTTTACTGAATGCCGTCGCTGCTGTACATACCATCAAAGACAAACGGCTTTTTTCAGGAGAGATAAGCCAGGGAAATACTACCGGCATTGCTGTCGATATACCACCCAACACCGCCAGGCTGAAGGTCACGCTTAGCTGGAATGACCCTGCTGCCAGCGAGAATGCCCCTAAAGCCCTGCTCAATGACCTCGACCTGTCTGTTACAGATAATGCGGGCAATAGCTATCTACCCTGGCTGCTGAGCACCTTTCCCGCGGCTGATTCAATCAGGGCTCCCGCCCGCCACGGCAGAGATAGTCTGAACAACCTGGAGCAGATAACCATTGAACTGCCTGCGGCAGGGACAGTGAATATCCGCGTGAATGCCCGGCAGCTGTCGGCAGGTACCAGCCAGCGCTTTCATATCGCCTGGCAGGCTATTCCCCGGTCGTCCTTTGAATGGCAGTATCCTGCTGCAGGCGAACAACTGAGCGCCGGCAACAATATTGCGATACGCTGGCGCACGCCACATACCGGCAATGGTACCCTGTCTTTCAGTGCCGACAGCGGGCTTACCTGGGTTCCTATCGCCACCGATATCCCCCTGGCGGCTCCGGGCAGTCGCTGGAATGTTCCCGCCATTTTCAATAAGGGATTATTGCGGATGAGTACTACCGATACCAGCTGGATCAGTGATTATTTCAATATATCTGCACCAGTAGCTGTCAATGTTGGGTATAATTGTCCTGATACGCTGCAGATCAACTGGCATGGTCTTGATCATGCTTCGGGGTATGCAGTATATACATTAAAAGGGCAGGTATTGTCGCCCGTCACGACTACAACAGACACCGTTCTGTTAATATCCAAAGCACAGCTTTCTTCACCTTATATCTCAGTAGTGCCGGTGCATAAAGATGGCTGGGCCGGATTGCAGGGGCCTACTTACAACTATGAGCAACAGGGTGTTTATTGCTTCTTCCGCCAGGTACTGGCAGATGTGCAGGCAGATAATAGTGTTGATATTACCGTGGTGCTCAGTACCTCCTACAGGGTGAAGAAGATCTATTGGGAGCGCTTACAGGGCAGCGACTTTATTACGCTGTCAGGTCAGGATATCAACTCCGGTGATCAATATATCTATAAAGACCATCCCGGCCATTCCGGTATCTTTTATTACCGCGCCAGGCTGGAGCTGACAGATGGCAGGAGCATTTACTCTGATGTACAGTCTGTGCAGGTATTGATCAACCAGGACTTTCATTTATTCCCCGTGCCTGCGGGGCAACAACTCACATTGCTCAGCAGCAGGCTGGGTGATTTCCAGGTGCGTTTTACAGATATGAACGGCCGTACAGTGTTCACACGTCCACTGACGCAAATGCAGGAGACGTATTCGCTGAAAGGCATGCCAGCAGGCGTTTATATATGTGTGATCTATGAGGGAACACAGAAAATATTTACGAAACGGTTTGTGAAAATGACGGATTGA